In Gymnogyps californianus isolate 813 chromosome 1, ASM1813914v2, whole genome shotgun sequence, the following are encoded in one genomic region:
- the LOC127022387 gene encoding endonuclease domain-containing 1 protein-like has product MGRAAPQYLHCYSSSQAADEIETSSLVLAAAIYLAPSLSVSKSPSLEILPAMLLLLLLLQVSASCLWLGHSEVVTSFESSCPQFFFREIPPNEALEPESPAWICQRYKNQYYFATLYDRNRRIPVYSAYLYQPGPGTRPKTWLVEPQLIGPTYPKTMERERTILNNFNISLEQLSKSQAILQDYKNLTGLNRGHLNPSGHHPDSSSRTATFTLTNIVPQDEKLNGGAWNNYEQQTMIRRTQGCNTTYVVVGAVPGNNYIAKGRVNKPSHLWSSACCEVDTNHRKAWAVIAENDKNEVQLLTLGELEDVLTQLYRRGQVSLFDSDCPRE; this is encoded by the exons ATGGGAAGAGCTGCCCCTCAATATCTGCATTgctacagcagcagccaggctgctgaTGAGATAGAGACGTCGTCCCTCGTGCTTGCTGCTGCCATCTACTTGGCCCCTTCTCTGTCT GTGAGCAAGAGCCCTTCACTTGAAATCCTCCCCGCgatgctgttgctgctgctgctgctgcaggtctCGGCGAGCTGCCTCTGGCTGGGACACAGCGAGGTGGTGACATCTTTTGAAAGTTCATGCCCTCAGTTTTTCTTCCGGGAAATCCCCCCAAATGAAGCCCTGGAGCCGGAGAGCCCAGCCTGGATCTGCCAGCGATACAAGAACCAGTATTACTTTGCCACCCTGTACGACAGGAACAGGCGTATTCCCGTCTACTCTGCTTACCTCTACCAGCCTGGACCTGGCACGAGACCTAAAACCTGGCTGGTTGAGCCCCAG CTGATCGGTCCAACTTACCCCAAAACTATGGAAAGAGAGCGGACCATCTTAAATAATTTCAACATCAGTTTAGAGCAACTCAGCAAGAGCCAGGCTATCCTCCAAGACTACAAGAACCTGACGGGTTTGAACCGTGGCCATTTGAATCCCAGCGGCCATCACCCCGACTCCAGCAGCAGGACGGCTACCTTCACCCTCACCAACATAGTGCCCCAGGATGAGAAACTCAACGGCGGTGCGTGGAACAACTATGAGCAGCAAACGATGATCAGGAGGACCCAGGGCTGTAACACCACCTACGTCGTCGTGGGCGCCGTGCCTGGGAACAACTATATCGCCAAGGGGAGGGTTAATAAACCCAGCCACCTCTGGTCGAGTGCCTGCTGCGAGGTGGACACCAACCACAGGAAGGCTTGGGCGGTCATTGCTGAGAACGACAAGAACGAGGTTCAGCTCCTCACTCTGGGGGAGCTGGAGGACGTGTTGACCCAGCTCTACAGGAGGGGCCAGGTTTCTCTGTTTGACAGCGACTGTCCCCGGGAATAA